The Podospora pseudocomata strain CBS 415.72m chromosome 3, whole genome shotgun sequence genome window below encodes:
- a CDS encoding hypothetical protein (COG:S; EggNog:ENOG503P2ED), producing MMVGLSTSAMSHDRDISLDNDTEAPELPCTICEGQHPPNPRLCGNCQSWNDLPHLRICDEPSYLKLDAYRFMNRGSQGPRGVHPHTFDDIAYQDLNAFKGRRGCMICQLVSDSVQHFGQQHISNGSKSALKFGLWRPFLMRHVASTAYTDSSTLTAAPSPNPSLTGRICILPGVILTQSNGTSSFTPLVLKLVLYYRHDSYDLQHVEKWMPNPISLPNLTAWLDDCRHNHGDECNDLLMPMVAPPGLRLIDTQLNRIVDWTTPNADYVALSYCWAAATPETTSPTPADDLQLQLDNIDQLSRDHGLDISRLPPVLADAIQLCRDLGKRYLWVDRLCIIQDDAKSKHSQITAMDRIYHMADFTIVALSSKPGLPGVSSRPKDTSPEALYGLWDGPFESSIGLAYGPAADRAIRGSRWDARGWTFQERKLSRRLVFVDDQRAYFSCYQGARWEHDTRVGADTVHDSSTSGLQVEPSFVAYACCAIPYSMRELSFRSDILNAFAGVGNVLSSRMETEMLFGIPERYLLQGLLWRSDDFAVGRDETLGIPSWSWASWDGIVDYGPGFRATFGLRGEGGGSAGTPNLYGPGLRYFRGYYPSDVGNLVTFWYSDKKQVRRVVEDKTWFGLEYMTEEEFWDYLDEEWMRGDRLAETGEWETRAHSWRGCWHNPWKARRYEGISDEARGKGERTPGSLVFTTTCASLWLHPAKQTLFNTPATAVCFDMMTSAPKPDTNIDKLPFVGRTMLMDKQWAEQIFDDPSRTYRVVVIGAGVAWDVRSYGQPGWKDFAPGAPWGLCVLITEEIDGVLYRLASGVIDLIAWTDLRPSWESVVLG from the coding sequence ATGATGGTTGGTTTGTCAACATCCGCCATGTCTCATGACCGAGATATATCGCTTGACAACGACACCGAAGCACCTGAACTGCCATGCACAATATGTGAGGGGCAacaccctcccaacccacgcTTATGCGGCAACTGTCAGTCTTGGAATgatctcccccaccttcGAATTTGCGACGAGCCAAGCTACCTGAAGTTGGACGCTTATCGTTTCATGAACCGCGGGTCTCAGGGGCCTAGAGGTGTTCACCCACACACATTCGACGACATAGCATACCAGGACCTCAATGCCTTCAAAGGTCGTCGAGGCTGTATGATATGTCAGCTCGTCAGCGACTCAGTTCAACATTTCGGCCAGCAGCATATTTCTAATGGCTCAAAATCTGCCCTCAAGTTTGGTCTGTGGAGGCCATTCCTGATGAGGCATGTTGCCTCAACAGCCTACACAGATTCGTCAACTctcacagcagcaccatCGCCGAACCCCTCGCTTACAGGCCGAATCTGTATTCTACCCGGCGTCATCCTTACTCAAAGCAACGGGACCTCTTCATTCACACCCCTCGTCCTCAAGCTGGTGCTTTATTACCGCCACGACAGCTACGATCTCCAGCATGTCGAAAAATGGATGCCAAATCCCATCTCACTCCCCAACTTGACCGCATGGTTAGACGACTGCCGACATAACCACGGAGACGAATGTAACGACCTCCTCATGCCAATGGTGGCACCGCCAGGTCTCCGATTGATAGACACCCAACTCAACAGGATCGTGGACTGGACAACACCCAACGCAGACTATGTCGCGCTTAGCTACTGCTGGGCGGCAGCCACTCCAGaaacaacctctccaaccccagcagATGACCTCCAACTTCAGCTCGACAACATTGACCAACTTTCTCGTGATCACGGTCTCGATATCAGCCGTCTTCCCCCAGTCCTGGCAGATGCAATCCAACTCTGCCGCGACCTCGGCAAACGCTACCTCTGGGTCGACAGACTCTGCATCATCCAGGACGACGCAAAAAGCAAACACTCCCAAATCACCGCCATGGATCGCATCTACCACATGGCAGATTTCACCATTGTTGCCTTGAGTTCCAAACCCGGACTCCCGGGCGTTTCCTCCCGCCCCAAAGACACTTCCCCCGAAGCCCTTTACGGCCTATGGGACGGCCCGTTTGAAAGCTCCATCGGTCTTGCCTATGGCCCTGCAGCAGACAGAGCTATCAGAGGCTCAAGATGGGATGCAAGGGGGTGGACATTTCAGGAACGAAAGCTGTCAAGaaggttggtgtttgttgatgatcaGCGCGCGTATTTTAGTTGTTACCAAGGTGCAAGATGGGAGCATGACACCCGGGTGGGGGCCGACACAGTCCATGACTCTTCCACCTCGGGGCTGCAAGTTGAACCAAGTTTTGTTGCCTACGCCTGCTGCGCGATTCCTTACTCCATGAGGGAACTGTCCTTCCGAAGTGATATCCTCAACGCGTTTGCCGGGGTGGGGAATGTGCTCTCGTCACGAATGGAAACGGAGATGTTGTTTGGGATTCCGGAGCGGTATCTCCTCCAGGGGCTGCTATGGCGGTCAGATGATTTTGCCGTCGGGAGGGATGAAACGTTGGGGATCCCGAGTTGGAGCTGGGCGAGCTGGGACGGGATAGTGGATTACGGGCCTGGGTTTAGGGCTACgtttgggttgaggggggaagggggtgggagtgcTGGCACGCCGAATCTGTATGGACCCGGGCTGAGGTATTTTAGGGGGTATTACCCCTCTGACGTGGGGAATTTGGTGACGTTTTGGTATTCTGATAAGAAgcaggtgaggagggtggtagAGGACAAGACTTGGTTCGGGTTAGAATACATGACTGAGGAAGAGTTTTGGGATTATTTGGATGAGGagtggatgaggggggataGACTGGCGGAGacgggggagtgggagacgAGGGCGCATtcgtggagggggtgttggcatAATCCTTGGAAGGCGAGACGGTACGAGGGGATAAGTGATGAAGcgagggggaaaggggaaaggaCCCCGGGGTCGCTGGTGTTTACCACGACTTGCGCGTCGCTGTGGCTTCACCCGGCGAAACAGACATTGTTCAACACGCCTGCTACGGCTGTCTGCTTTGACATGATGACCTCCGCCCCGAAGCCAGATACGAACATCGACAAGCTTCCCTTCGTTGGGAGGACAATGCTCATGGACAAGCAGTGGGCTGAGCAGATCTTTGATGATCCAAGCAGGACGTACCGCGTCGTGGTTATCGGGGCTGGGGTGGCGTGGGATGTTCGGAGTTATGGTCAACCTGGGTGGAAGGATTTCGCGCCAGGAGCTCCATGGGGTCTCTGTGTTTTGATCACGGAAGAGATAGATGGGGTACTCTACCGTCTAGCCAGCGGTGTAATCGACCTCATCGCTTGGACAGATTTGAGACCATCATGGGAGTCAGTGGTGCTTGGATAA
- a CDS encoding hypothetical protein (EggNog:ENOG503P04U; COG:S), whose product MRLINANTLRFEEFFEKPLPPYLVLSHTWGEDEVTFRDMQQPHLHLGKSGYAKITQTCRLARSKAIDYVWVDTCCIDKTSSAELTESINSMFQWYQRAVVCVVHLADMESGVDFGTGVRFSRWITRGWTLQELIAPKRVEFYDSKWKLCGQKPRDSDVLSAATKIPEDLLLGNHRSSEYSVAQRLSWASSRTTTRVEDEAYCLFGILEVNMPLIYGEGKMAFRRLQEELIKRSNDITIFAWQPTREEVQEGHCGVLAASPQAFALCEHVCVWRPSTSHNPQFVLTNRGIQLQDIFFHRMPLKNDQPAGADESLKREYVFMVGFLSRGSGAYLGIQLRKIGESLFLRKSRPLKMISGTENKSLLKTDIATCHFVTDTRPLDNDTLLAFRKRCTEVSIPEWSMKHTIPSGYWDDQDMIQFHLPTYLVGAFLLEGDVGGKRTRFTVLYRREGEDQVRIYILETAKHTAATAYIFRRRAPGDMLHWEDLGLDHPQVLEASNQTQVVIDRRQFTVTASLPSKALDFFGRTKIGRSLQLEVVENRSKGDPGAKGRELVPYGQGRTNRRHRSTDVSFPRIANTSLPRSRPGFQSIPS is encoded by the coding sequence ATGCGGTTAATAAACGCCAACACTTTGCGCTTTGAAGAGTTCTTCGAGAAGCCCCTTCCTCCCTATTTGGTTCTATCACACACCTGGGGAGAAGATGAAGTCACCTTTCGAGACatgcaacaaccccacctgCACCTGGGCAAGTCTGGCTACGCCAAAATCACACAGACATGTCGACTGGCCCGCTCCAAGGCCATAGACTATGTCTGGGTCGACACTTGTTGTATTGACAAGACCAGCAGTGCCGAGCTGACCGAGAgcatcaactccatgttcCAGTGGTACCAAAGGGCAGTGGTCTGCGTCGTACATCTCGCCGACATGGAGTCGGGAGTCGACTTTGGGACTGGTGTCCGGTTCTCCAGATGGATCACCCGGGGATGGACCCTTCAAGAGTTGATTGCACCGAAAAGGGTTGAATTTTATGATAGCAAATGGAAACTTTGTGGCCAGAAGCCTCGAGACAGCGACGTACTCTCGGCAGCTACAAAAATCCCGGAGGACCTCCTGTTGGGGAATCATCGAAGTTCCGAGTATTCGGTAGCCCAAAGACTATCCTGGGCTTCGTCACGAACAACGACACGTGTCGAAGACGAGGCGTATTGCCTTTTTGGAATCCTCGAGGTAAACATGCCGCTCATATATGGTGAAGGGAAAATGGCTTTTCGTCGGCTGCAGGAGGAGCTCATCAAGCGCAGTAACGACATCACAATCTTCGCGTGGCAGCCGACGCGGGAGGAGGTCCAAGAGGGACACTGTGGTGTGCTCGCCGCATCGCCACAAGCATTCGCGCTGTGCGAGCATGTCTGTGTCTGGAGACCATCGACATCCCACAATCCCCAGTTCGTCCTCACCAACAGAGGCATACAACTGCAAGACATATTTTTTCATCGAATGCCCCTGAAGAACGATCAACCAGCGGGCGCAGACGAAAGTCTCAAGAGAGAATACGTTTTCATGGTTGGATTCCTGTCTCGTGGCTCTGGGGCGTATTTGGGGATCCAGCTGAGAAAGATCGGAGAATCTCTCTTCCTTCGAAAATCACGGCCGCTCAAGATGATCAGCGGGACAGAAAACAAGTCTCTTTTGAAAACGGATATAGCCACCTGCCATTTCGTGACCGATACGCGACCACTCGATAATGATACACTATTGGCATTTCGCAAACGCTGCACTGAGGTCTCGATTCCTGAGTGGAGCATGAAACACACCATCCCGTCTGGTTATTGGGACGATCAGGACATGATTCAGTTTCATCTTCCAACATATCTTGTCGGTGCCTTTCTtcttgagggtgatgttggaggaAAGCGCACTCGCTTCACTGTGCTGTAtcggcgggagggggaggaccAGGTACGGATCTACATTCTGGAGACTGCGAAGCATACTGCTGCTACAGCATACATATTTCGTCGTCGAGCCCCTGGGGATATGCTGCACTGGGAAGACTTGGGTTTGGACCACCCTCAAGTACTTGAAGCATCAAATCAAACTCAGGTGGTGATTGACAGAAGGCAATTCACCGTTACCGCCAGTCTACCTAGTAAAGCACTAGATTTCTTTGGGAGGACAAAAATAGGTCGATCCTTACAGTTGGAGGTTGTCGAGAATAGGTCGAAGGGAGACCCGGGGGCCAAGGGTAGGGAGCTCGTTCCATATGGTCAGGGGCGGACAAATCGAAGGCATCGGTCTACTGATGTATCTTTTCCTCGGATTGCAAACACGAGCCTGCCGAGGTCGAGGCCAGGATTCcaatccatcccatcatga
- a CDS encoding hypothetical protein (COG:S; EggNog:ENOG503P0K3) → MLGQLLVAALAAGNALAAPTAVEKRQTSNKCTNPRIRKAWHKLTDTEKQTYLDAELCLMNHPATLGLRGAKTKYDELTSVHILESEISHFVGAFLPFHRLYIHAHDVTLRSLCNYTGPHPYWDETHDYTSFTTSDMFSTTSPSFGGNGVGATQCIETGPFANYRSVLGPGFRISPDNPKCITRNINNFAASGASPEIVAGCLGQEDWLSFWACAEGRPHGAGHGGVGAEMGNPISSPSDPTFWMHHAWLDRLWAQWQDLRPEVRLGEMGGNNRMRNGFGAGPPNGGFPGGGEGGGGGGFPGFPPGNGTFPGFPGGGGGFGGGPGFGNPEDLTRPEDVPEAIVEGDNGGNVTTLGHVLHMHGLIPDATIADVMDTRGELLCFEYD, encoded by the exons ATGTTAGGCCAACTCCTGGTTGCTGCCCTGGCGGCAGGCAATGCCCTTGCCGCGCCGACAGCAGTTGAGAAACGCCAGACCTCCAACAAATGCACCAACCCCCGGATCCGAAAAGCATGGCACAAGCTCACCGACACAGAGAAGCAAACCTACCTCGACGCTGAGCTCTGCCTCATGAACCACCCCGCCACTCTCGGCCTGCGCGGCGCAAAGACCAAATACGACGAGTTGACCTCTGTGCACATTCTCGAGTCTGAAATCTCCCATTTTGTT GgcgccttcctccccttccaccgccTCTACATCCACGCCCACGACGTCACCCTCCGCTCCCTATGCAACTACACCGGCCCCCACCCCTACTGGGATGAAACCCACGACTACACCTCCTTCACAACCTCGGACAtgttctccaccacctccccctccttcggCGGCAACGGCGTCGGCGCCACCCAGTGCATCGAGACGGGGCCCTTTGCGAACTACCGCTCCGTTTTGGGTCCTGGGTTCAGGATCTCGCCTGATAATCCAAAGTGTATCACCCGTAACATCAACAACTTTGCCGCCAGCGGTGCCTCACCGGAGATTGTAGCCGGGTGTTTGGGACAGGAGGACTGGTTGTCTTTCTGGGCTTGCGCCGAGGGTAGACCTCACGGGGCGGGACATGGCGGGGTGGGGGCCGAGATGGGCAATCCGATCAGTAGCCCTAGCGATCCGACCTTTTGGATGCATCATGCTTGGTTGGATCGGTTGTGGGCGCAGTGGCAGGATTTGAGGCCGGAGGTTAggctgggggagatgggggggaaTAATAGGATGAGGAATGGGTTTGGGGCCGGGCCGCCTAATGGTGGGTTCcctgggggaggtgagggcggtggtggtggtgggtttccTGGGTTCCCGCCTGGGAATGGGACTTTCCCTGGGTTTcccgggggtggtggtgggtttggagggggccCGGGGTTTGGGAACCCGGAGGATCTGACCAGGCCGGAGGATGTACC GGAGGCGATTGTGGAGGGTGATAATGGGGGGAATGTGACGACGCTGGGACACGTGCTGCATATGCATGGGCTTATTCCGGATGCTACGATTGCTGATGTGATGGATACCAGGGGGGAGCTGTTGTGCTTTGAGTATGATTGA
- a CDS encoding hypothetical protein (COG:G; EggNog:ENOG503NV4Y; CAZy:GH13) — MGGNPERTPSPSRREPTPENMTMMQGFEWYIPADQQHWARLTKALPQLKEFGIDNIWIPPGCKASSKNGNGYDIYDLYDLGEFDQKGTISTKWGTKRELVSLCNKAKELGVGIYWDAVLNHKMGADHKERCPVVEVDENDRTRVVSGKYEIDAWVGFEFPGRKEQYSRMKWHWYHFTGVDFNAENGKKAIYKIAGEQGEGWASEWDGDVDDEKGNYDFLMGSDINHEHPEVREDIMRWGSWLANEIPIKGIRFDAVKHFSEDFLREFIKNMDKEFGPGWFFVGEFWKDSLQDMNDYLARMKYKFSLFDAPLVHNFSDISRANGADLRKVFDDTLVQAQPVSAVTLVMNHDTQPYQALEAPIEGWFKPLAYALILLRDRGYPCVWYGDLYGIQGEHPFPPSCGGDLPRIMLARKLYSYGQQADYFDYPTCIGWVRYGTWDRPFGCAVVMSNAGPGSKRMHVGEMHAGEVWTDVMGWNDAKIKIGDDGFGEFVCGQTSVSIWVNEKAKYRARFEKEFDADIYRIPYDESGSTSS; from the exons ATGGGCGGCAACCCCGAacgcaccccctccccctccaggcGGGAGCCTACACCAGAGAACATGACCATGATGCAAGGCTTCGAATGGTACATCCCCGccgaccaacaacactggGCCCGCCTCACGAAAGCCCTCCCCCAGCTGAAAGAATTCGGCATCGACAACATCTGGATCCCCCCCGGATGCaaagcctcctccaaaaacgGCAACGGCTACGACATCTACGACCTCTACGACCTGGGCGAGTTTGACCAAAAGGGCACCATCTCCACGAAATGGGGCACCAAAAGGGAGCTCGTCAGTCTTTGCAATAAAGCGAAGGAGCTCGGCGTGGGGATCTACTGGGATGCGGTCCTCAACCACAAGATGGGCGCTGATCACAAGGAGCGGTGTCctgttgtcgaggttgacgagaATGATAGGACGAGGGTGGTTAGTGGCAAGTATGAGATTGATgcctgggttgggtttgagtTTCCGGGACGAAAGGAGCAGTACAGCAGGATGAAGTGGCATTGGTATCATTTTACCGGGGTGGATTTTAACGCCGAGAatgggaagaaggcgatATACAAGATTGCGGGTGAgcaaggggagggatgggcGAGTgagtgggatggggatgtcgatgatgagaaggggaaTTATGATTTCCTCATGGGCTCCGACATCAACCATGAGCACcctgaggtgagggaggacaTCATgcggtgggggagctggCTTGCGAATGAGATCCCGATCAAGGGGATTCGGTTTGATGCTGTCAAGCACTTTAGCGAGGACTTTTTGCGCGAGTTTATTAAGAATATGGACAAGGAATTTGGGCCGGGGTGGTTCTTTGTGGGGGAGTTTTGGAAGGATTCGTTGCAGGACATG AACGACTACCTGGCAAGGATGAAGTACAAGTTCTCCTTGTTTGACGCGCCATTGGTTCATAACTTTAGCGACATCAGCAGGGCCAATGGGGCTGACCTGAGAAAGGTGTTTGACGACACCTTGGTCCAGGCGCAGCCTGTCTCGGCGGTT ACATTGGTGATGAACCACGATACCCAACCCTACCAGGCCCTCGAAGCTCCCATTGAGGGCTGGTTCAAGCCTCTGGCCTAtgctctcatcctcctgcGCGACCGAGGCTACCCTTGCGTGTGGTACGGTGACTTGTATGGCATCCAAGGCGagcaccccttccctccctcctgcGGTGGTGATCTCCCGAGGATCATGCTAGCCCGCAAGCTGTATTCGTACGGCCAGCAAGCCGACTACTTTGACTACCCTACCTGCATCGGCTGGGTGCGGTATGGTACCTGGGACAGGCCGTTTGGCTGTGCCGTGGTCATGAGCAACGCTGGGCCGGGAAGCAAGAGAATGCATGTTGGTGAGATGCACGCGGGGGAGGTATGGACTGATGTTATGGGGTGGAATGatgccaagatcaagattggggatgatgggtttgGTGAGTTTGTGTGTGGGCAGACGAGCGTCAGTATTTGGGTGAATGAGAAGGCGAAGTATCGGGCGAGGTTTGAGAAGGAGTT TGATGCCGACATCTACAGGATACCCTATGACGAGTCGGGCTCTACCTCTTCGTAG
- a CDS encoding hypothetical protein (EggNog:ENOG503P3MN; COG:S): MPQKLKEPPPLDFAIFVDPSDRDMADDDTRAAQVPLSTELEQDPEKRETVAPETKPRATTAEDIEGEESDATSTYSVRDSPNRRESTSSLLRQHLHSRTASEDTADNSSHHGDDVFSEHGSRSHSSVGSVDGGHDSDSKTPQGKDSQSRRQSCASSRTSESRNSDRIVSGVSTRSARSSIRTPSEVRALQTGSPTPSVFDGSSARPNKRHSGTPIMFPTVSRVGSPTVQVQYSPKGRTTPSRFKVRTEAPLVLLHVTLLPLRWVWGETLNGLDLVSGKTIDEGGLPYVASDEIKALRDSWRDLQDRLGDTVLERGILLPHPQNDFEVLEERLLEALELPFKRRARILECGHYLGPANVTAEDDEEGELEYLKSTEDNRHWCKECKTEIRYEKLGSSKIYRVKVYASNGLMKSGAWEACWREMERVDCEVELILTPAMQHELEKVAVFQLEQEEQRQRDLLLDAEAAAKSGLTPEAQADAQRSRPTSGLHGSRPSSGLHVEVQPSTPEPPMEPFDRVTSPEFLQPPSSSRPRAAQDGLDTSEERRRRDEERMREIYGDMPPPEPIPTPEPAAERAPFARPAPSVGEGYGSVPVSQALVAITPTSSLDQSSTLRDRHPDSYIAPPTPLSPSEVIRKRRAEYERRQAERAQKRQRELQNAGFIDLLTEAFRVALDNGNETVKDGWTYVKAGALVARDFFNDPKNVAIVVLVLLVVVIGLGNRQQDLAPATYKSEPRPENYAVEKVPEAKIEASVPEAAAGLASTEDGSMGLGGVVYGVASDPPVQAQSVVVEETPAVEVEGEVPSIEVAEEEEKVPVVETVEEGSVAAEEEEKEAENNVSEAPVAAVTEASAELVLASAAVNAVAQSAQDDVAVPLPAEPAAEKPESGVEVYGAAPKSDDETPTGAVADGERGVEVFGAEAPKPEAEEYGLEQVVAAGGKKADAPPQESGLEQVVVGKKPGGSEEYGGLEQVVIGKRHSTVIDFIPGPFVTQHKTVRVFETVTEIVRVSVVTKTQTVSRVVTAIPQTVEQTVYETETVKITVSLPVEGEEESKTTTTETKKATATRRRFW; the protein is encoded by the exons ATGCCCCAGAAGCTCAAAGAGCCACCACCTCTGGATTTTGCAATCTTTGTAGACCCCAGCGACCGAGACATGGCCGACGACGATACACGAGCGGCACAGGTGCCGCTGTCCACAGAG CTGGAGCAGGACCCGGAAAAGCGAGAGACCGTAGCTCCCGAAACAAAACCTCGCGCCACCACAGCCGAAGACATCGAGGGGGAAGAGTCAGACGCGACGAGCACATATAGCGTTCGGGATAGCCCCAACCGACGAGAATCCACAAGCTCGCTGCTccgccagcacctccacTCTCGCACCGCCAGCGAGGACACCGCCGATAACAGCTCCCACCACGGCGACGACGTATTTAGCGAGCATGGGTCCCGCAGCCACAGTTCCGTCGGGTCGGTAGATGGAGGGCACGATTCTGATTCCAAGACACCCCAAGGGAAGGACAGCCAATCTCGTCGACAGTCGTGCGCCTCGAGTAGGACATCCGAAAGCAGGAACTCGGATAGGATCGTGTCCGGCGTATCGACTCGGTCGGCCCGCTCGTCGATTCGCACCCCGTCCGAAGTCCGCGCATTGCAGACGGGCTCTCCCACACCTTCAGTGTTCGACGGAAGCTCCGCCAGGCCGAACAAGCGACACAGCGGAACGCCCATCATGTTTCCCACAGTATCCCGGGTCGGCAGTCCCACCGTCCAGGTGCAATACTCTCCCAAGGGGCGAACAACACCGAGCCGTTTCAAGGTCCGAACAGAGGCTCCCCTCGTTCTTCTCCACGTCACCCTCCTGCCTCTTCGCTGGGTCTGGGGCGAGACGCTTAATGGGCTCGATCTCGTCAGCGGTAAGACCATCGACGAAGGGGGCCTTCCCTATGTGGCCTCGGACGAAATCAAGGCCTTGCGCGATTCGTGGCGTGATCTGCAGGACCGACTGGGCGACACTGTTCTCGAGCGCGGTATTCTTCTCCCACACCCGCAGAACGATTTCGAGGTGCTTGAAGAGCGTCTCCTCGAAGCTCTTGAGCTACCATTCAAGAGAAGAGCCAGGATCTTGGAATGCGGGCACTATCTCGGTCCAGCCAACGTGACGGccgaagacgatgaggaagGCGAGTTGGAATACCTAAAGTCAACTGAGGATAACCGGCATTGGTGTAAGGAATGCAAGACCGAGATCCGCTATGAGAAGCTGGGCTCCAGCAAGATTTACCGGGTAAAGGTGTACGCTAGCAACGGACTTATGAAATCCGGCGCCTGGGAAGCCTGCTGGAGGGAAATGGAGCGGGTGGACTGCGAGGTCGAACTGATTCTCACCCCAGCAATGCAGCATGAGCTCGAAAAGGTGGCCGTCTTCCAgcttgagcaggaggagcaacGACAGAGAGACCTGTTGCTGGATGCCGAGGCTGCGGCCAAGTCAGGGCTCACTCCAGAGGCGCAAGCCGATGCCcagcgatctcgcccgacGTCTGGTCTGCATGGCTcgcggccttcttctggtCTGCATGTCGAAGTCCAGCCATCGACACCTGAGCCACCAATGGAACCCTTCGATCGGGTGACCTCACCAGAGTTCCTGCAgccgccgtcatcatcgCGTCCCCGCGCGGCACAAGACGGCCTTGACACATCTGAAGAGCGTCGACGTCGCGACGAAGAGCGGATGCGCGAAATCTATGGCGACATGCCCCCGCCTGAACCGATCCCAACCCCAGAACCGGCTGCCGAGCGTGCACCTTTTGCAAGACCAGCGCCCTCGGTCGGTGAAGGTTACGGGTCTGTTCCGGTATCCCAAGCTCTCGTAGCCATCACGCCAACGTCTAGCCTCGATCAGTCATCGACCCTCCGCGACCGACACCCCGACTCGTACATTGCGCCTCCCACGCCCCTCTCACCCTCTGAAGTCATTCGCAAACGCCGAGCTGAGTACGAGCGCCGACAGGCTGAGCGAGCGCAGAAACGTCAGCGGGAGCTCCAAAACGCGGGATTTATCGATTTACTCACCGAGGCGTTTAGGGTGGCGTTGGATAACGGGAATGAGACGGTGAAGGATGGGTGGACATATGTCAAGGCGGGCGCGCTGGTGGCGAGGGACTTTTTCAACGACCCGAAGAATGTGGCTATTGtcgtgttggtgttgcttgtGGTTGTGATTGGGCTGGGGAATCGACAGCAGGACTTGGCGCCTGCCACGTACAAGTCTGAGCCGAGGCCGGAGAATTATGCTGTTGAGAAGGTGCCTGAGGCGAAGATTGAGGCGAGCGTGCCCGAGGCGGCTGCGGGTTTGGCTAGTACCGAGGACGGTTcgatgggcttggggggtgttgtttaTGGTGTTGCTTCTGATCCGCCTGTTCAGGCCCAgagtgtggttgttgaggagacgcctgctgttgaggttgagggtgaggttcCGTCGATTGAagttgcggaggaggaggaaaaggtcCCCGTTGTCGAaactgttgaggaggggtctgttgctgcggaggaggaggagaaggaggcggagaatAACGTCTCTGAGGCTCCGGTTGCCGCGGTTACTGAGGCTAGTGCGGAGCTTGTTCTCGCATCGGCGGCGGTCAATGCTGTGGCTCAGTCAGCGCAGGATGATGTCGCCGTTCCGCTGCCCGCCGAgcccgccgccgagaagCCCGAGTCCGGGGTTGAGGTTTACGGGGCCGCACCCAAATCAGACGATGAAACTCCCACCGGCGCTGTTGCCGatggtgagaggggggtggaagtCTTTGGGGCTGAAGCGCCGAAGCCGGAAGCGGAGGAATATGGTCTTGAGCAGGtcgttgccgccggcgggaAGAAGGCCGACGCACCCCCGCAAGAGTCTGGTCTTGAGCAAGTCGTCGTTGGGAAGAAACCTGGTGGCAGTGAAGAGTACGGCGGTCTGGAGCAGGTCGTCATTGGGAAGAGGCACTCGACCGTTATCGACTTTATCCCCGGGCCTTTTGTCACGCAGCACAAGACTGTGCGCGTGTTCGAGACGGTGACGGAGATTGTGCGGGTCAGCGTGGTGACTAAGACGCAGACTGTGTCGAGGGTTGTGACTGCCATACCGCAGACGGTGGAGCAGACTGTTTATGAGACTGAAACGGTGAAGATTACTGTTTCGCTGcctgtggagggggaggaggagagcaagaCGACGACCACCGAGACAAAGAAGGCTACGGctacgaggaggaggttttggtga